From the Flavobacterium gyeonganense genome, the window CATGTTTTTTAGCAAACTTCTGGTGCGATTTTACACTGTCACTGCTTATCCCAATTACCTCAGCACCTAAATCCTTAAAATCTTCATATTGATCCCTAAAACTACATGCCTCGGTAGTACATCCCGGTGTATTGTCTTTGGGATAAAAATAAATCACTAGTGGCTTTCGACCCAAAACACTTCGGCTTTCAAAAACTTCTCCGTGACTATCTTTTGCAGTAAAATTCGGAACTATATCTCCTATTTTCAATGACATTTATTATTCTCCTTTATAAGTTACAAAATTGCGGTCTGTTTCATAAAGCACGACTTCTAAATCAAAATCGGGCTGAATTCTTTTTCTGATTTTATTCCATATCACAACGGCAATATTTTCTGCAGTTGGATTCAAATCCTGAAACTCCGGAACATCCAGATTCAGGTTTTTGTGATCAAACGGAACTTCTACTTCTTCACGTATAATATCCGCTAATATTTTCACATCTAAAACAAAACCGGTTTCCGGGTCAATTTTTCCTGTAACACTTACTGTTAAACCATAATTATGACCATGAAAACTAGGATTGTTACATTTTCCAAAAACTTCATCATTTTTTTCAAATGTCCAGTCTTTTCTATATAATCGATGTGCAGCATTAAAATGCGCTTTTCTTGATATGGTTACTTTCATTAGGTTATGGTTAGCAGGTTTTAAATCTTGTGGTCTTCCAAATAATGATAAAATTCATCAAAAATTATTTTAAACCAGACAGTATATATTTCGGGGTGCTTTTCAATATCTTCTTTTATATCCTCAATTTTCATCCATTTCCAATCCTCTACTTCTTCTAAATTAATTTCCGGATTTTCATTGTAATACCCAATCATGACGTGATCAAGTTCATGTTCGGTCAGGCCATTATCAAAAGGTGCTTTGTATATAAAATGAAACAGCTCTTTTAATTCGGTTTTAAAACCCATTTCCTCAAACAGTCGTCTGCTACCCGCTTCTATATTTGACTCTCCTTCACGCTGATGACTGCAGCATGTGTTGGTCCATAACAAAGGCGAATGATATTTTTGATGTGCACGTTGCTGCAGCATGATTTCATTTTTACTGTTTAAAACAAAAACTGAGAAAGCACGATGTAAAACGGCTTTTTCATGTGCTTCTAATTTTGGCATCAAGCCAATCTGCTCATCATTTTGGTTGACTAGTATTACGTTTTCTTCTATCATAGGGCATGTTGATATACAAAAATACGAAAAAAGAATTGGCTGGAAAATCTCAGAAAAGATTGTGAAAAGTTTAACTGACAAGAAATTATGCATTTACCTAATTATCAAAAGACTACAATAAATAAATTCAAAAAAAGCCTTAAAAATAAGACCCTAAAACTATAGAGCGCATTTCTTCGTAAATAATATAAAGTTAAAACATACTTAAAAAAAACTCAATTGTATAGTTAGTATCATTTTGATTCAAAACCTAATTGTACATTTGAATAAAAACTTAAAGCACTCAAACAATGAAAACAAGAACACAATTTTTCAGGCTTTGCTTTTTAATTCTGGTATTTATTTTTCAGGCTTGTGGACAATCATCAAAAAAAAACAATACACAAACTTCTACCATGGGAAATAAAATAAATAAACCCGGAAATCCTTATTATTCAAATACAGATTCTACCAAATTAAATGTAACGGATGCAGAATGGAAAAAAGTACTTCCTGAAGACGTGTACGCAGTAATGCGTGAAGCTGACACCGAAAGACCTTTTACAGGAAAATATTGGAATACTGATGAAAAAGGCACTTATTACTGCGCTTCATGTGGAAACAAACTCTTCAGATCGGGTACTAAATTTGCAAGCAATTGCGGGTGGCCAAGTTTTTTTGAACAAGACAATAAAAAAAGTGTCGTTTATAAAAATGATAATTCGTTAGGCATGGAAAGAATTGAAGCACTTTGCGGAAGATGCAACGGACATTTAGGTCATTTATTTGATGATGGCCCGCCACCAACAGGAAAACGCTACTGTATGAATTCGATTGCAATGGATTTCATTCCAGATAACAAATAATAAATATTTATTCATGAAAAAAATACTTTTAATCTGTTTTTTTGTTTTCTCATTGAACGGATTCTCTCAGAAAAAAACAGTCGATATTGAAACTATTACACTTGGTGGAGGATGTTATTGGTGTGTCGAAGCTGTTTATGAAAATCTAAATGGAGTAAAATCTGTTGTTTCCGGTTATGCCGGAGGTAAAACAGTTAATCCAACCTATGAAGAAGTCTGCACGGGTAAAACGGGTCACGCCGAAGTGGTACAAATTACTTATGATAAAAACATAACAAACATTAATGAAATCTTCAAGGTTTTCTTTACTGTCCACGACCCTACTACATTGAACAGACAAGGCGCTGATGTGGGTACCCAATATCGTTCTGCAATTTTTTATACAAATGAAGAACAAAAAAAGGCTGCTCAAAACATTATTGCAGAACTTAATAAGGCAAAAGTTTACGACAGCCCGATTGTAACCAAAATAGAACCGCTTACAAAATTTTATAAGGCCGAAAATTACCATCAGAATTATTTTGCCAACAACAAAAACCAACCCTATTGTAAAATGGTGATTCAGCCTAAAATCGAAAAGTTTGAAAAAGTTTTTAAAGACAAACTAAAAAATAAACCTTAAGAAACGGTTATATATTACCAACAAAAAAGTCTGTGCCAAATGCGCCACAGACTTTTTCATATTTATTGTTTAGATTTTCTTAGTGAGTAACATCTAATGAGTAAAATTTCACATTTGCGAATGCTCCTGTTTGATCTCCCTGAAGATTACATCCAACAGTAAAATAATTATCAAATGAATTCCATAGTTTGTAATCACCTCCAGAATACACTTTTTTCTCACCGTTTACACTAACTTCCATCTTTCCATCACTAATTTCAATCTGGAAATTAAATTTATCAAAATCAACTTTATTTTTAAAAGTATAACCATCATCATCAATCCACGAATCTTCTTTTAAAATATCAATGCCTGTAATAGAAGGATCTGCTAACCTCTTTGATCTCAATTTCACATATCCATTATCCCAAAAAACTTTTAAGATTGATGGAGCAGATTTATCTTTGGCACCAATTTGATTAACCTGATCTTCTTTTAACCTTCCTCCAATCTGAGCAAATATAACACGCGGATATTGGTCATTTTTTTTAGAAATATCCCCCATTTTAATCGAAGCTTTTAATTTTGCACCTTGTTTAAAAGACCAGCTTGCATCACCTCCAAATGAGTTTTGCTCTTTTAGATCTGTTTTATTAAAAGATCTTTTCGATTTGATAGAAGGATAAACATAAAAAACCAAAGACCTGTCAGTCAAATCATTGAACATGAATTTAGTAATTTCAACATTTTCAGAATAATCCAAAAGTTTTGGTGCTTTGTAAGTGGTTACCGAACCTTCAGGAATAGTTAACTTCCATAAAGTCAAATCTATTTTTGGTGCTTTTTGGGCATGAATTATAAAAGTAGTACTTGCGAATAATAATAAAAGATAAGTTCTAATTTTTTTCATTTTTTTGGTGTTTTTGGATTAAATAATTTTGTAAAATCAATTTAAAAATACTCCCGAGCAAAAAATGTTCCAAAAAGAAAAATTTAAAATCTTTTCATTGAAGAATTTTACCTCAAGAATACTATTGTAATCGATTGCATAAAAATAGATTTTTTTTTCAATTTCCTCATATTTTTTTGCATTATATTTTCTATTTCTCAAAAAAAAATACTAAAAAATTGAATTAGTATAAATTTAATCAAAATTAAACAACGATTATTAAGAAATAAAAAACCATCATATATAATTATTGAATATTCTATA encodes:
- the idi gene encoding isopentenyl-diphosphate Delta-isomerase → MIEENVILVNQNDEQIGLMPKLEAHEKAVLHRAFSVFVLNSKNEIMLQQRAHQKYHSPLLWTNTCCSHQREGESNIEAGSRRLFEEMGFKTELKELFHFIYKAPFDNGLTEHELDHVMIGYYNENPEINLEEVEDWKWMKIEDIKEDIEKHPEIYTVWFKIIFDEFYHYLEDHKI
- the msrB gene encoding peptide-methionine (R)-S-oxide reductase MsrB, producing MKTRTQFFRLCFLILVFIFQACGQSSKKNNTQTSTMGNKINKPGNPYYSNTDSTKLNVTDAEWKKVLPEDVYAVMREADTERPFTGKYWNTDEKGTYYCASCGNKLFRSGTKFASNCGWPSFFEQDNKKSVVYKNDNSLGMERIEALCGRCNGHLGHLFDDGPPPTGKRYCMNSIAMDFIPDNK
- a CDS encoding polysaccharide lyase family 7 protein translates to MKKIRTYLLLLFASTTFIIHAQKAPKIDLTLWKLTIPEGSVTTYKAPKLLDYSENVEITKFMFNDLTDRSLVFYVYPSIKSKRSFNKTDLKEQNSFGGDASWSFKQGAKLKASIKMGDISKKNDQYPRVIFAQIGGRLKEDQVNQIGAKDKSAPSILKVFWDNGYVKLRSKRLADPSITGIDILKEDSWIDDDGYTFKNKVDFDKFNFQIEISDGKMEVSVNGEKKVYSGGDYKLWNSFDNYFTVGCNLQGDQTGAFANVKFYSLDVTH
- the msrA gene encoding peptide-methionine (S)-S-oxide reductase MsrA, whose protein sequence is MKKILLICFFVFSLNGFSQKKTVDIETITLGGGCYWCVEAVYENLNGVKSVVSGYAGGKTVNPTYEEVCTGKTGHAEVVQITYDKNITNINEIFKVFFTVHDPTTLNRQGADVGTQYRSAIFYTNEEQKKAAQNIIAELNKAKVYDSPIVTKIEPLTKFYKAENYHQNYFANNKNQPYCKMVIQPKIEKFEKVFKDKLKNKP
- a CDS encoding peroxiredoxin, encoding MSLKIGDIVPNFTAKDSHGEVFESRSVLGRKPLVIYFYPKDNTPGCTTEACSFRDQYEDFKDLGAEVIGISSDSVKSHQKFAKKHELPFILLSDQDKKLRHLFGVKNNLFGLLPGRVTYVIDRNGVVILIFDSINAASHIPKALDTIKELVL
- a CDS encoding 6-pyruvoyl trahydropterin synthase family protein, producing MKVTISRKAHFNAAHRLYRKDWTFEKNDEVFGKCNNPSFHGHNYGLTVSVTGKIDPETGFVLDVKILADIIREEVEVPFDHKNLNLDVPEFQDLNPTAENIAVVIWNKIRKRIQPDFDLEVVLYETDRNFVTYKGE